The Labrus mixtus chromosome 14, fLabMix1.1, whole genome shotgun sequence nucleotide sequence TGTCAGCAcagtaaaatgtttgtgtgtggttttattaatcaccatttcctgtttgtcttttcagACACAGATGTATTTGGAAGGCCGCCCTGCTACGAGGAGGCGGTCCTGATGGAAGACCCCCCCCCACCGTACAGTGAGGTCTTGGCCGATCCACGAGGGGGCACCTACGTAAAGCCAGCCCCGCTCCGAGCTGCTCCGGCGCCGCCTCCTCCCAGAGACCACCTGGATCCTGCTCCAGTCTTCACCTCCGAGATCAGCAAGCCTCCAGTGATGGCCGTGTTCCCCGAGCGAGGTTACTCCTCCCTGATCCGCCTCCCGTCCTCGCAGCGCTGGGACTCCCTGGGTCACCTCCTCTCCAACATGGACCTGAACCACAACAACCTGACCCCGCCTGGCGCTCGCTCCGTTCAGGCTGCAGCCGCCATGGCGACCATGCCTCGCAGAGTGCCCAGGACTCACCACCAAGGTGGACTACGAGGTGGACTACAAGGACTACCAGGAAGTATACAGGGGATTCCAGGAGGGATTCAAGGACTCCAAGGGGGGATACAGGGTTTCCAAGGAGGGTTACAGGGGCTTCAGGGGGTCCATGGACTGAGGGGAATGGAGCCCAGCTGTGGCCTGCCCACAGCCTATCCTCTGCTGGGCCGAAGCACTGCAGTCTGAACCAGACCCCCTTTAAGATGGTCCACTCTGAGGAGGTCTCGAACAGGATCTCTGTCTGCTGAACACTTAAGAGGTTTAAAGAGATAAACAACAGCTCAGCTCCCCGTGCAGCTCTGTGGGCGAGGAGCGCCTCTTTTAACTGTGGAGGtcagattcagactcagactcagactcagactcagactcagactcagactcagaccgGTCTCAGAGTCATGTGGAGGATAAACCAGTCGCAGTGTTTTCTGGAaacgcagaagaagaaaggacgAGCAACAAGCAGCTGTTTCTCTCCTTTCACCCGGACTGTTTGgtctttattttcatctttccATGACGACGCCCTCTCAGTCTATCctcttcacccccccccccccccccccctccttttcctctctgagCAGCCTATTGTACCAGTCTGCCGTTGCCATGGCTTCCGGGAACTGTCAGTTCTCCTCGACGACCTCTCCTCCTGTAGCTGCTCGGATTTTTTTGAGGACTGTGTTCACAGCTCGTCTTCTCTCGAGGAGCGTGAGCGTGGTCACACGTGGTGACCTTCAGTGTCATCGTGGTGACCTTCAGTGTCATCGTGGTGACCTTCAGTGTCATCGTGTTCATCGTCTCTTCAGAGGATGGTAATCTCAGAAACAAGAGTCGAGCCTGACGAGCAACAAAGGGAACCAAATGAACGAGTACTGACTTTTATAACACGCTATTTGTTGttataaaatctttatttaaaactgtATCAGCCCGCCCCCTAGTGGTCAGtctgaagattatttttttaatgtttacgTTTATTATCAAACCTTCGGCTTTGTGAGAAATCTTTTctgttgtgaaataaaaacttcTTCCTGTTTGATGAGAACTCGCCCGTCGTGAGCAGCAAATAGACGTTTCATTTTGAGTCCTTCTTCACGGGCGTCGAGCAAAAATCTCAAATCAAAGCCGTTTATTAACTCAGCGCCTTCAGAAGTCAGAGCAACGACTTCCCCTCAACAACGTCTTCAcgtctttgtttcctcttggagGGTCGTCTGTGGTCTTCTTTTTTGGTTCTTTTtgtctgctttgctttttaCCCACTTTGTGCCGATTAATCTGAGGTCACAGAGAGGTCTCAGAGAGAGGTcacagagaggtcagagagaggTCACAGAGAGGTcacagagaggtcagagagaggtcagagagaggtcagagagaCCACATGAAGTTTGTCAAGATGTACGATGTGAACTCAGATTGAAACGTTCTGAACTCTGAGAGCTAGCCGTCTTTCTGTgcagacctctctctctctctctctctctctctctctctctctctctctctctctctctctgggaggACTGAAGGTTTCACTTCCACTCGCTGCACAATCACAAGTGTGAAAGACGAAAGGGTCGGAAACAAAAACTCCTGATtagtaaagaaaacaaagaacacaCGAGATGAAGAAACTCTTCATCAGGGcggacatgtttgttttatgattgTATGacttctgaatgtgtttgtgtgaagaagaCGACAATCATCAGAGACTTTAAACGTTTTAAACACGAGAACTCTGTTTTCTAATTTCTCTGTTGTTATTaaaatgaatccatcagagaggATCAGTGCAGTTTGTTGATTTCTTGTGCTTCTCTTTATGGTCTGATGAATACAGACGGCCTCTTCTTTCTGCTCTCAGATACTGACTGATTCTGAATGTCTGCATCAGGTCAAAGTCCACAAGTCTCTAAAAcactctcttcttttctccactATTTCTACAATTCATGTATCAGACGCTCGGCAGCAGAGTGCGGTCACATCCTGCAGGTCAAATCTGATTTCCAGTCGCTCTGAGAACAGAGTGACATGAAAGTGGAGAGATTGTGTCTCTGAAAGCTCTTTTGCAGAAGTGTTCACCTTTAATGTGACTCCACAGCTTTCAGACTTCTGACTCATTTTCTCTCGGGCAGGCGGAGAACACGTGGCGTTTGACCCTTCAAACTGATCATCTGTTATTATCAGTATTAGCACTAAGTCGTGTCGACTCCTCGGCCTTGGACCGGCTGCGCAAAGTGAAGCTCTTCATTGAAACGTCATCGTCTCAGCCCCTCTCCTCCCAGGCTGACAGAGGCACGGTGAACATAATGGATTTAAATGATTGTAATCATTTCCCCCGCTCGCTCTCGTCAAGGTAGAACGCCGTAATGATAATGTCACAGCCGGTTATTATCACAGGATGGAGCGGGGACGGGTCAGGGTCTGATAGAAATCTAATGCAGAGTCGACGTTTCTCAAGTGATCGCCGCTCTGGAGCATGAACCTGCTGAGTCACGGTTACACACACGAGCTTTAAACCACCGACTGAACGCGTTCTCACATTTATCAAATGTGAGGGTGGCGTCTGCTCCACTAACAACAACGGTTTGATCCCCGTCCATCAACACTTTAATAGTCATGTCATATTTACAGAGCTTtatttacagagcttttattttgaaggcacacAGAGGTGATCTCTGGAGCGTCACATCTCTGCGGCGCAGTTACCGCCAACTCGCAGCAGACGACCATTATTCACTCTAACTGAGCGAGGCTGTCAGCGCCCCCTGTCTGTGAGTTAGACTCTTTTTCACAAAGAAGCTGATTTACAGAGGAACAGGACAACAATggatcatttaaacacaaacatggccGACGCACAGAGACGCAGTTTGCTCTGCGGCGCAGTTAGTGTGGTTTGTGTGGTATTCATGAGTAAGAGGGcgtctttttgactcatttgttttggtttcattctgtgaataaaaacaaaacaaacgagcTAAATCACACTAACCACCTGTGTGATCCTCGTGCAGATGAGACACTGATTTAGTGAATGTAggtcatagaacaaacacaggGATCTGATTGGTGGGAGGGAACTCTGCAGCTTGTAAAGGCGCAGGATGTGAGTATTGTTTACCCTGCAGGTATTCACCTTCAAGACGTCAGTCACATCTGGTGTTCAGACACAAACTCTGCAGGTTAATGCCGAGTCACACAAACACTACGACAAGCCGTCAGTCAGGAGGAACATTTGGTTGTTTTTGGAATGATAATGACTTCGGTGTCTTCACGCCGCTGATTCACAGCTGATAGAAACAATACGCATTCACACCTTCAGAGAATTATTTCTCGACCTTGAGAAACGATCTGCGCAGCAGAAGACGAGAATCTGAGTGTGAGGACATTTCAGCACGAACACCTGATGATTCAACCTGCAGGGttatataaagagagagagagagggggggagagagagggagagagggagagaggggggagagagagagggagagagagagagagagagagagagagagggagagagagagagggggggagagagagggagagagagagagggggagaggggggagagagagggagagagagagagaggggggagagagggagagagagagagagagagagagagggagagagagagagagagggggggagagagagggagagagagagagagagggagagagagagagggggggagagagagggagagagagagagaggggggagagagagggagagagagagagagagagagagagagagggagagagagagagagagggggggagaNNNNNNNNNNNNNNNNNNNNNNNNNNNNNNNNNNNNNNNNNNNNNNNNNNNNNNNNNNNNNNNNNNNNNNNNNNNNNNNNNNNNNNNNNNNNNNNNNNNNNNNNNNNNNNNNNNNNNNNNNNNNNNNNNNNNNNNNNNNNNNNNNNNNNNNNNNNNNNNNNNNNNNNNNNNNNNNNNNNNNNNNNNNNNNNNNNNNNNNNggagagaggatggaggaggagagaggaggagagaggatggaggaaggaggagagaggaggagagaggatggaggaaggaggagagaggaggagagaggaggagagaggaggagagaaggagaggaggagagaggatggaggaggaggaaggaggaggaggagagaggatggaggaaggaggaaggaggaggaggagagaggaggagagaggaggagagaaggagaggaggagagaggatggaggaaggaggaaggaggaggaggagagaggatggaggaaggaggaaggaggaggaggagagaggaggagagaggatggaggaaggaggaaggaggaggaggagagaggaggagagaggaggagagaggatggaggaaggaGGTAGGATAGAGGAGGTCAGACATggcagagtgaagaggaggagtcagaggaaACTGAAGCATCAGAATATTTATTTAGTAGACATTTAACGAGTCGTCCGTCGACCTCCTGATGTCAGCTGTTGTTTTATCAAACTGCTGATTCTGCAGAGCTGCAACATCCCAACACAGTTACAGCTCGCTCTGCATGAACGTTAACCGGTTTAAAAAGCCATCACGCTCGCTCCAGAGGTCACATGACACGCCCGCTGTAACTGTAAATACTGAACTGCAGCTTCACGTCTGATGGATTTCTATTcaatcaaacaacacaaagtgtTTTCAGGTCTCTCAGTTCAGGCTGGTTACAAACTAATCAACTATAGGACCCTGAacgacgggaggggggggggggggggggggtatgagTCATGAGTTGTTTTTGcattaaagtatttattcacACTAAAGTCACAAATGATAAAACGAGGAGCGTTTCAGAAGCTGAGGATGTTAGTGACGAGTTTTTCTTTCCTGATCTTTGTGGATATTGAAGCGTCCTCTTAGCAGACACGTCAGATTTAAGGATAACGAACGAACACGTCGACTCGCTGCTGAAAGAATGAAGAATAAAGACGACTCACTGAAGGAGCTGAAAAAGATCATCGTCCTCTCAGACTCAGAAGCTTTTATTCAGCGACGGCCTTTAGAGTATTAACATGACTTAcaatactgcacacacacacacacacacacacacacacacacacacacacacttcagactCACTGAAagcccctcacacacacacacacacacacacacacacacacacacacacacacacacacttcagactCACTGAAagcccctcacacacacacacacacacacacacacacacacacacacacacacacacacacacacacacacacttcagactCACTGAAAGCCCCTCACACACTCGTAATCAGAGTGTTTCTCTCACAGTCATCCTTCAGTTTCCTCGCCGTGGATGAGTCACTCATCAGATTCTTCAGATCTTGATTGACACTCGTCTCTGCGTCTGACTTCAAACATTAAACCATCGACTCGCCAAAACAGGAAACCAGAGTCTGCggtgtgaaggtgtgaaaacTTCAAACTGTTGAATCTCCTGGAACATCTCTAATGAGCAGACGTCCTCTGATTGATCGACAGCATCAGGTCTCTGCTGGCCGAGACTTCAACACACAACGTAACCAGATACGCCTGCGTTACGCACgcgttatgtgtgtgttaggtgtgtgttaggtgtgtgttaCCGTGTGCGTTACGTGTGCGTTACGTGTGCGTTACGGTGTGCgttatgtgtgtgttacctgtgcgTTACCGTGTGCGTTACGTGTGCGTTACGTGTGCGTTACCGTGTGCGTTACGTGTGCGTTACCTGTGCGTTACCGTGTGCGTTATGTGTGCGTTATGTGTGTGTTACGGTGTGCGTTACCGTGTGCGTTACCTGTGCGTTACGTGTGCGTTACGGTGTGCGTTACGTGTGCGTTACGGTGTGCGTTACGTGTCCGTTacgtgtgtgttacctgtgcgTTACCGTGTGCGTTACCGTGTGCGTTACGTGTGCGTTACGGTGTGCGTTACGGGTGCGTTACGTGTGCGTTACGTATGTGTTACCTGTGCGTTATGTGTGTGTTACGTGTGCGTTACGGTGTGCGTTACGTGTGCGTTACGTGTGCGTTACGTATGTGTTACCTGTGCGTTACCGTGTGCGTTACGTGTGCGTTACGGTGTGCGTTACGTGTGCGTTACGTGTGCGTTACGTATGTGTTACCTGTGCGTTACGTGTGCGTTACGGTGTgcgttatgtgtgtgttaggtgtgcgTTACGCGTGCGTTATGCGTGCGTTACGTGTCGGTACGTGTGCGTTACGTGTCCGCCCCTCTGCGTTACGGCTCCGTGCTCCCTCGTCTTCAACACCCACAGGCGGCGTTCTCGGAACAGCACCGCCGGACCGCTGGAGCGCCAACACAAATGAAATTCCCGCCGTAATTATAGTGAGATAACGCGATGTACGATGTAaatacatcaacaaacacacagacgctCGTTGTTCTgagtcttttattctgaaaataaaccggatgttttgttgtttctgtgtctgacttcctgtcctgctcgatctgctctgtggtaaattgatgcgtcGTGTGCCTTTCACCTTGAGTGAGGACAGTTAGGAAAGGAAGAACAGTAAGGAAAGGAAAGACAGTAAGGAAAGGAAGGACAGTTAGGACAGTTAGGAAAGGAAGGACAGTAAGGAAAGGAAGGacagaaaggaaaggaaggaaaggaaggacagtaaggaaaggaaggaaaagaAGGACAGTAAAGACAGTTTGGAAAGGAAGGACAGTAAGGAAAGGAAGAACAGATAGGACAGTAAGGACAGTTAGGACAGGAAGGAGAGTTACCTGTACCATGTTCAAAGTCTGCTGAGTTCACTTTGACCAGAtttctgaaagtgtgaaagcaaaGCTAAAAATAAGAGTTGACTGACTTCTCTGTTATGGCTAATTTTATCTCCCACtacttctccttcttcttcttcttcttctccttctcttcctcgaGCTCTGAAACTGTGAGTGCAGTGTGCAAATGATTCAGTGTGAGCAAAAACTAGAGAAACTCTCCTGAGCCTCATCGCTCGCATGCTCAGCTCAAACCTCTGACAGCAGTATAGGAATGAGGGCCGACACTCGGCCCGTCACTCGCCCCGACACTCGGCCTTAAACTCAGGCATGACACTCGTCCCTGACACTCGGCCCGTCACTCTTCCCGACACTCGGCCCTGACACTCCCCTAACGTCACAACCGGGGTTTAATCAAGATGAGACCTTCAGATGTCAAACTGATCTGAAACATGCTAAACAGTAGAAACTGGGTTTAATGTTAGAGCAGTCCAAATCAGTGAGTGGACCAATCCACATCGCTATCTCCTCAGGGGGAGTTAGCACTAAGTGTACCAGAGGTAAAACACTCAGGGAGAGACGAAGGTCAGACAGCTCAGCTATGATGATTGAATAAATCCTGCAGGTCAGGAAACAAGATCAAACCACCAAGAGCAGCGCGGTCAGCCTCAGGCCTGTTTGTTCTGGGTCTCAATGTGCTAACAGCGTGTGACATTCATTAATAATCAACAAGAACCAAAACATTTAGCCTCCTAAATGTCAAAGAAAAGGATtcatagctgttttcacacatgcacttcctctaatgaacctgctgcatgtttcctgttcttctccactctttagttcacgttgagattctgttcaactacacgcaGCGTTGAtagaaagacatttaaaactcCTTCTGACTGGAATAATTTACCAGATATAAAccaaaaacattaaaggagcagtatgtaactccgacccctagtggttaaaatgggtactgcagtctaaattctaaacatcatagagagctgtccccccccccctcctctctagagtccatgctcacacaggtcaccatgtggtggactctgaagcttcagtgtttatccagctctgcatgggtctgtaaacctttctgtgttctaacctctctccatttttcaaaagcatctccaatattgatcctagtttgagcacgtttctgctcgtggagcttattagaaacatgcagaggctttttaggtcgggtacaatcacttctatctgaaccacttctcttgaccgcttccatcgctgcaacacctgttggtttgcctcCTTCATTATGAGGCTTACCATCACTAGTATAAATATTCTTATTGTTATTAGTATAATATGTTCTGTGTGATCTAGCTCCCGTGTGGGTGCAGTGGCATTATGGGTAATGTGCAGGTGTGTTGGTGTATGAGAGCCTTTATGTTgttgaatgtgtctgtgtggtaTGTTCTGTGTTGGACCCCTCAATAACGAGATGATTCAACTCAAGGGGCTATCCATCAACACATGTGTTATACATTTAGCTGACCCCTCCCCGTTCAGTACATTTGTCCTTCCATGAATcaggtttatgttttattatctgACCGTTCAAACACGAGTCAAACATCGCCCTCTAAAGGACACAGAGAGCCGAAGACAACGTGACCACgggatgtgttttgtttttccgttGACCTCCATCAGCGCTCTGCTGAGTTCTCGACCTTCAGTCTAATCCTCAGAGAGCATAAAAAGCTTCCCCAGGGTAAAAACAGAAGCTACATTAATAAATGACCAGACAGAAgtgagcgggggggggggggggaggggcgggggagGGGCAGACGCAGGTACAGTAACTGTTCTGAAACATGACTCAGAGCTCACAGACCCTCGcctcacatttcttcttttgtcatCCCGACAGAGGTGACTCGTCAGGTAATGGCTGCTTCAAACAGCTGGAGGGGGTCAGAGGGTCATGTGACAGCCGCCTTGGGCCAATCAGCATTCACAGAGCACTCAGCGTTCCTGAGCGTGTGCGGGTTGTTTGATATCGGAGACCCATGAACGCTCGGCGGTCTTTTCATAAAGTCACCTTCACTGCAGTCTGAGATTTGTGGTTGGAGGGGAGACATTCTTCACTTTGTCGCTCAGACATCAGATAACAATCCTTTCTTCTTACGTCTCCGGTGTCCGACCAGCTCACCTTTACATCGTCATCCGTCGCCACGCATCACCTGCCCGTTTGGACGCATTACCACCGAGACTATCCTCCACATTCTGATTCACACTTTAGGATAGAAGTGAAGCAAATGTTCCTGCTCCAAACACGTTGAGGCCTAACCCTGACCCACAAGCTCCTCTTACAACGACCACAGATTAGAGTGTTAGTGTTTGAACCTAACAAATTCATTCCCTCTAGCGCTCCTTAAGAAGCTCCAGCTCATGATTCAAAGATGTCTAATTAAACGACTCTCAGAGCTCTACCCGAACAGCAACCTCCAGCAGTgtgccgatgctgaagtgtaaaatcctgcagttcctcgagtgtccactagaggctggctgcagaagcacaggaagtcacatacacacccattctaaaaagcagaacttaacatgtttacagcctggttctaAAATGAAATGCTATAGTTGACGTAAAGTTAAAAGCTAAGCTAGTAGCTCTGAGGCTTCTTTTGACAGTGTTTCACCACCGTCACCACCCTGAGGCCATCATGATATCTGATCCTGGATTGAACCAAATCTTGAGATATTAAAACCAACGTTTTTCAGAAACTACAGCTTTGGTGCTAACTCAGCTCCTCATCGTGTTCTCTTATAATTACAGGCTGTAAATAAACCCAATGATGATGTAACCATCGTCTCAGAGATCCTCAGAGTCCTGATCCAGCTGCTCGTCCGGATCATTTCCTCCGGCCGACTCCTCTCAGCAGCTCGTCTTCTGCTCTCAAACCTCCTCAGCTTGTGGAGCGTCGAGGCCCTGAGCCGCCGAGAGCGAGGCTGAGATAAGGCCGCTCAGAGGACGAGCTTTATGTGAGGACGTCGTGTAATTAATGAAGAAACCTCGACAGCTTCGTGTTgcatgacaagaaaaaaagagcgCCTTGATTGATTcggcttcagagagagagagagagagagagagagagagacaggcggGGGTTAAAGCCTCAGCGGATTAAGAAGAAGGAAATGTCCAAGAGTGAGAAGTTAATCACAAACCAGAGAGCGGCCATGTTCCACTTTCAACCGCCTCAAAAGGAAATACATCCAACAAATCAGGGAGCTAATTATTACCTGAACCTGTGGAGGTGTCAGGGACTTCCCCTAACGCCTGCTCTCCTTCAGTATAAAAGCCTGTACATTTATTATACATCtatgtttccatgacaacctGAGGAGTcagaacaccccccccccaacgctgtcaGATGAAGTCCTAAATAATTATTACACCATCAATACAAAAGCAAAGTGACAGGgaactttgacctttgacctcctaCAGGTTCTCCTGCTGATCGGGGGAAAGTAAAGTAAACACTGCAGAGGTCACAGAACTTTACACGTTACAGATtactgacagaaaataaatatacaaacttTGATCCGTGGTGTCACGGcccttttttaaagcagtttgtcccataaaggcacaaaaataaaccttaaaaaacaaaacacactctcCTAGGGTCCTCAcgttatttcaaaataaaagcatccaAACGGgagttcaaatatttatttatttatttgagttgAAATCTCTTTTAGAAGTCATCAAAGACAGACCGTACTGATGGAGAGTCGATGAACCACTGAGCCACATTCAGACTCTCGTCATGTGATCCTgatcttaccccccccccccccgctctgacggtgaagcagcagaaacactgaCAGCTCTCTGAGGACGGAGCGATGTGAGATGGGACGGGGGGGACGGGGTGttgttgggggggggagggggggtggcgATGTGTTGTTGGGGTGTTGTTTGGGGTCAGCGGTGTTATGAAGTCTCTGCCTTTGTTCAAACCTCATGGTGTGTGAGAATCGGGGGCGGCCTGAGGCCCCCGAGCAGCAGAGGATCATCTGAAGGAGCCGGCGTGACGGGGAGCGCTAACCTTTGTGCCAGTTGTTGGCCGCTCGCCATCACAGAACACAGCGACCCGTACCAACACGGTGCCAGACATcagcttcacttcctgtttaattCAACAAGCTAACACGCTGTTAACACGCAACAAGCTAACACGCCGTTAACATGCAACAAGCTAACACGCTGTTAACACGCAACAAGCTAACACGCCGTTAACATGCAACAAGCTAAAACGCCGTTACCAAACAACAAGCTAATGCGCGTTACCAAACAACAAGCTAACGCGCGTTACCAAACAACAAGCTAATGCACCGTTACCAAACAACAAGCTAATGCGCCGTTACCAAACAACAAGCTAATGCACCGTTACCAAACAACAAGCTAACGCGCCGTTACCAAACATCAAGCTAATGTGCCGTTACCAAGCAACAAGCTAACACGCCGTTAACATGCAACAAGCTAACACGCCGCTACCAAGCAACAAGCTAACATGCCGTTACCAAACAACAAGCTAACGCGCCGTTACCAAACATCAAGCTAACACACCGTTACCAAACAACTAACACGCCGTTACCAAACAACAAGCTAACACGCCGTTACCAAACAACTAACACGCTGTTACCAAACAACAAGCTAACACGCTGAGTGCCATTTGACCCCATTTAGGGCCGGGAGCCAAAGGTTGGGAAAGcttgacgtgtgctgctgctctctcgGTCAGGTTTTCTTTACTGAAGAGATTTTGGATCTAAAGGGTTAAAGATGTTCCAGTTTAGATTCATTATTTGCGTGCTGGTTTGGCGCCTGGTGATGGTCGTTTACAAATGGATCACGCCATCGGTTCTTCCTCGCAGGTTTTATCTGAAGGGCGGCGCAACAAGAATCTTTTGAAACGTTGACTAATCCTCCAGTGATTCAGATTTAATGAGAATCATCGAGCAAACAGCAGAGATGAGAACTttcagatcccccccccccccacactctcCACAAACTGAAAGCAGAACCGATCACAAAGTGACCTGATTCAGCCTTAAGACCCGCAGCAGATGGTCCAGGTTCAGGTTTCACCGTGAAGACGAGAACTGGACAGATTTTGGCtccacaacaaatcaaaacaggaagtgtaaTCTGAGCTTTAACCACCGCAGTGACTCGGAAGACGAGGTCACTCATCACTTTGATCCTGATAACaactctgcaaaacaaaaacacatcgaGCGCTCAGAAAGAAAGACGATCATGTGACAGTCCAAGAGGAGACCAGCTGACTCCGCAGCTTCACAAATCATTTGTTGTTTGGGGtcgatatcgatattaggaagagaaaaacagagtttggctctatgttcaatctgtagagaaaTATAGattcataaacacatttattatgttgaTCCCTCAGAtatcaaacactttataaaagatttataatgaagacgatggtcactcgactggaaagtaactgagcatgaaCGAGCATCACCGCTCCACTCTGCAGAgagatgatgtttgttgtaatccatacagcgccccctgccggtgacagagaactgctcgtgtaatacaatgaaactcaaattaa carries:
- the LOC132988630 gene encoding proline-rich protein 7; this encodes MVMSQGTYTFLACFAGFWLVWAVVVMLCCFCSFLQRRLKRRQEERLREQCLRSVEMESLSCHPAGYPSVPPPPAPPPPPPTQLPREPPQFCPPQTLSPPVPLQVPHPMPQANWVTMPDTDVFGRPPCYEEAVLMEDPPPPYSEVLADPRGGTYVKPAPLRAAPAPPPPRDHLDPAPVFTSEISKPPVMAVFPERGYSSLIRLPSSQRWDSLGHLLSNMDLNHNNLTPPGARSVQAAAAMATMPRRVPRTHHQGGLRGGLQGLPGSIQGIPGGIQGLQGGIQGFQGGLQGLQGVHGLRGMEPSCGLPTAYPLLGRSTAV